AAATAGAATCCCGTAGGCTTTCAGCATCGAGTCGACGTTTGTGGGCGCGCCAGAGCAACACGTTTTCCGGGTCGAACTTGCCACCGTTGGGATCACCTTCCTGGCTGGCCATCTGCCAACTCCGGGACAGGACAATTTCCCTGATAAGTTTTCGTGCCGACCAATCGTTCCGAATAAGTTGCAGCGCTAAATAATCGAGCAATTCAGGGTGAGTGGGTAGACTGCCGGTGGTGCCTAAGTTGTCCGGCGTTCGCACGATACCATATCCGAACAAATGCTGCCAAATGCGATTGGCAAGAACACGAGCAGTCAGTGGATTTTCGTCACTCGCAATCCAATTTGCCAATTCCAAACGGCCGCTTCCTTTTTCAATCTTTGGAACAGCACTACCCAAAGTGGTGACAACCTGAAGAAAACCTCTTGGAGCCATCGCTCCCAACGCTCGCGGTAAACCGCGTATCCGCACCGCTGTGTCCTTCGGCGTATCGACCTCTCCGACACACATCACCGTGGGTTGGTCGGGTTCTTTCTCCTGCTGGAGTTGCTGCAGAAGGCCTTCTTTCCCTGTTAACTCAGCGTTCAGTGTAACGCCGGAACCTTGGTCCGGTTCATGGTTAAGAAGTGTCCCGTCCGACTGTCGCTTCGAAGCCGCATCGCTTTCTTCCTGGCTCGCCTTGATTTGTTCCTTCAGAAGGCTGATCTCCTGCTCTAAACTGCTGATTCGCGCCTCCTTCGCCTCGCGCTCGGCTTTCTGTTTTGGCGATAGCGGATAAGGACGGGTGAACCACTCAGCGGCAGACTCGTTCTTGACCGATTTCGTGCTCAAGAAAATTCCAGCCAGCGCGTAGTAATCACGAGTAGGAATCGGATCGAATTTGTGATCATGGCAGCGTGCACAGCCGATGGTCATGCCCAGAAAGGCTTTGCCGATTGTATCCACTTGCTCGTCAACTATTTCAAGCGATAACAGTTCCTTGTCCTGGCCTCCGTAATTGTGCGGGCCGAGGACGAGGAAACCGGTCGCGACAAGCTGGTCGACCTCTTCTTGGTGGCTGGAAAAAGGCAGAAGATCCCCGGCAATGTGTTCCCGGATCAATTCGTTTAGTGGCTTGTCCTTCCGAAAAGAATCGATGACGTAATTGCGCAAACGCCAAGCATCCGTCAACGTTTTACTGCCGCCACCTCCACTCGTGTCCGCATAACGCAGAATATCTAACCAGTGCCTCGCCCATCGTTCGGCAAACGTGTCCGAACTCAGCAGACGGTTGACAACGGCCTCCAAAGCATTTGGCGATTCATCAGCAAAATATGCGTCCTGCTCGGCAATGGTGGGAGGAAGCCCGGTCAAGGCCATCGTCACCCGCCGCAGAATCACATCACGTGTCGCATCCGGGGCTGGCCTGAGCTTATTAGCCTCAAGCTTAGCAAGCACGAAATGATCAATGACCGAGCGTGACCAGGTGGTGTCGCTAACAATTGGAAGTACGGGTTCGATCACTGGCTGGAAGGACCAGAATTGACGCCCGACCACCATGTCAATCACAGCGTCGCCCTTGGGGGTCGATCCCGTGTCGAGCCGAGGATCATAGGCGCCGCGACGCACCCACTCTTCCAGGGTCGCAATCAGATGTTTCGGCAGTTTCTGCTTCGGTGGCATTTCCAAAGATTCGTAACGCACACTCTGTATCAACAAACTTCCTTCACTATCCCCCGGAACGATCGCAGCACCCATATCACCACCGGTTTCCCAACCGACCTTGCGATCCAGCCAGAGTCCTCCTTTGCGTTTGCCGGCTTCCTCCGAATGACACTCGTAACAGTGTTCAGTCAGTATCGGTCGGACCTTTTTCTCAAAGAATTCGACGTCACCTTGTTTCGTCTCAGCGGCTAACATCGCCTCCAAGTTCAGAAACACGCTGATCATCAGAAGTCGAACCCAAAAAAGTTGCATGGTGAATTCCGGTTTCAGATCCGTGCTGCCAGCTTATTTAAAAAACCGTAGGCAGCAAAAAACACCCAGCTTCAACGCTAAACGATAAAAGGCAGGAATTCGATCGCCGGCTCCGACCAGGCTTTCAAATCGTAGACTCTGATTTTACCAGACCCTAAAACCGTT
This genomic stretch from Pirellulaceae bacterium harbors:
- a CDS encoding DUF1549 domain-containing protein, whose amino-acid sequence is MQLFWVRLLMISVFLNLEAMLAAETKQGDVEFFEKKVRPILTEHCYECHSEEAGKRKGGLWLDRKVGWETGGDMGAAIVPGDSEGSLLIQSVRYESLEMPPKQKLPKHLIATLEEWVRRGAYDPRLDTGSTPKGDAVIDMVVGRQFWSFQPVIEPVLPIVSDTTWSRSVIDHFVLAKLEANKLRPAPDATRDVILRRVTMALTGLPPTIAEQDAYFADESPNALEAVVNRLLSSDTFAERWARHWLDILRYADTSGGGGSKTLTDAWRLRNYVIDSFRKDKPLNELIREHIAGDLLPFSSHQEEVDQLVATGFLVLGPHNYGGQDKELLSLEIVDEQVDTIGKAFLGMTIGCARCHDHKFDPIPTRDYYALAGIFLSTKSVKNESAAEWFTRPYPLSPKQKAEREAKEARISSLEQEISLLKEQIKASQEESDAASKRQSDGTLLNHEPDQGSGVTLNAELTGKEGLLQQLQQEKEPDQPTVMCVGEVDTPKDTAVRIRGLPRALGAMAPRGFLQVVTTLGSAVPKIEKGSGRLELANWIASDENPLTARVLANRIWQHLFGYGIVRTPDNLGTTGSLPTHPELLDYLALQLIRNDWSARKLIREIVLSRSWQMASQEGDPNGGKFDPENVLLWRAHKRRLDAESLRDSI